DNA sequence from the Arthrobacter crystallopoietes genome:
AGTGCAGCCGATGCGGAGCTGCGCAGCAAGCTGACGCTTATTGCCCCTGCCGGGGCCGGTGGCGGGTGGGACACTTTCGCACGCGAGCAGCAGCAGGCTCTGCGCTCCAACGGCATTGTGAACAGCGTCCAGGTTGTCAACGTGCCCGGCGCGGCCGGCACCATCGGTCTGGGACAGTTTTCCACCATGCACGGAGAGTCCTCAACTTTGATGGCCACGGGCACCGTGATGCTGGGTGGCATCCAGCTCAACGACTCGCCGGTGGGAATGGACGACGTGCGCCCCTTGGCCCGGCTGGCCGATGATTACGATGCGATCGTGGTGCCTGCCGACTCGCCCATGAACTCCATCGATGACCTGATCGCCGAGTGGAAGAAGGATCCTCGGGAGTTCCCGTTCACCGGCGGGTCCATCGGCTCCATTGACCATCTGGTCATGGCGCAGTTGGCTCTGGAAGCCGGGATCGATGCCTCGCAGACCACTTATATCCCGAACACCAGTGGTGGCGAAGCCCTGCAGACAGTCTTCTCCGATACCGCCAAGGCAGCCATCAGCGGTTACAACGAGTTCGCGGACCAGATCGAGGCGGGCAGGGTAAAGGCTCTGGCCATCTCGGCGCCGCAGCGGCTGGAAGGCATCGACGTTCCCACCTTGCTGGAGGAAGGCTACGACGTGCAGATGAGCAACTGGCGCGGGATGGTCGCCGCCCCGGGGACCAGCGACGAGGACTACGAGGAGTTGCTGAGCATCATCACCGAGATGTCGCAGACGGCGGAGTGGGAAGACGCCCTGGCCCGGAACCAATGGGACAACACCTTTATGGTCGGCGAAGAATTCGAGGAGTTCATCGCCGCGGAGGAAGAAGAAGTCGCCGAAATCCTGGAAGGGCTGGACCTGTGACAGATCCGGACAACCAAACGCACCCGGGCGCGCCGGCGCCAGCCGCGGATGCCGCGCCGGCCGCCCACGGCTTCTGGCACGGACGCAGCGGGATTGTCATCGCCGTCGTACTGGCGGCGTTCAGCACCTATCTGCTGGTCGGCATATTCGACATGGACGTCCCTTCGGGTGCGGCCTTCCCCGGGCCGACGTTCTTCCCCGTACTGATCGTTGCGGCCGGTTACCTGCTGTCGGTGCTCCTGGCCGTGTTCACGATCAAGAACCCGGACCCGCCCAAGCCCCCGCATTACGAATTCGAAGAGGATCTGGATCCGGACGTCCGGGCCGCGGCCGAAAAGGCAGCAGCCAGAAAGTACGCAACGTATTCGGATTGGTCTTCGGTTGTGGTGGCTATCGGGAGCTTCCTGCTTTTCGCTTTGCTGATGGAACCGCTCGGTTGGATCATCGCCGCAGCTGTCCTGTTCTGGGGCATGGCCCGGGCGATGGGGAGCCGGCGGCCGCTGTTCGACATCAGCCTGGCGCTGGTGGTCGCCTCGCTGATCCAGCTCGCCTTCGGTGCCGCGCTGGGCCTCAATCTGCCCGCCGGGATCCTGGGAGGTGTGTTCTAAATGGATGCTCTAGCAAACCTTATGGAAGGCTTCAGCCTGGCGCTGACGCCGATGAATCTGCTCTGGGTAGTGGTGGGCGCGTTCCTGGGCACCGCCGTGGGGGTGCTGCCGGGGCTCGGATCCTCCATGGCGGTGGCACTGCTGCTGCCGATGACCTTCGCGCTGGATCCGATCGGGGCGTTCATCATGTTCGCCGGGGTGTACTTCGGCGGCCTCTTCGGCGATTCCACCATGGCCATCCTGATGAACACACCGGGACAAGCCTCGTCGATCGCCAGTACCTTCGAGGGCCACAAGATGGCCAAGGCCGGCAGGGCACCGCAAGCACTGGCCACTGCGGCCATCGGCGCCTTCATCGGCGGCATCATCGCCAGCATCCTGGTGGTGTTCTTCGCCCCCGTCCTGGCCGATCTGTCCGCCAACTTCGGCCCGCAGGAGTTCTTCGCGCTGGCCGTCTTCGCGTTCCTGGCCACCTCCTCGGTTGTCTCGGACTCGGTGATCAAGGGACTGGTTTCGCTGGTCTTCGGCCTGGGCATTGCCGTGCTCGGCATCGACAGCATCTCAGGCGCCGAGCGCTTCAGCTTCGGGGTGCCGGAACTTTTCGACGGTGTCAACATCATCACCGTCACCGTGGGCATCCTTGCCCTCGGCGAGGTGTTCCACGTGGCCTCGCGGATCCGGCGCGATCCGGCCGCCGTGGCCACGCCCTCCTCGGGCCGGCCGTACCTCTCCAAGGCCGAATTCCGCGAGGCACTGCCGGCCTGGCTGCGCGGCACGGCGATCGGCGTGCCCTTCGGCGTCATTCCCGTGGGCGGCGCGGAAGTGCCCACCTTCCTGGCTTACGGGGCCGAGCGTTCGCTGGACCGCCGCCGCAGGAAGCCGATGTTCGGCAAGGGCGCCATCCGCGGACTGGCCGCCCCGGAAGCGGCCGGCAACGCGACCACGGGTACCGCGATGGGTGCGCTGCTGGCGCTGGGCCTGCCGGTCTCGGCCACCGCGGCGATCATGCTGGCGGCCTTCCAGCAGTACGGGCTGCAGCCGGGCCCGCTGCTCTTTGACCGCGCACCGGATCTGGTCTGGGCGCTGCTGGCCAGCTTCTTCCTCGGCCTGCTCGTGCTGCTGATCCTGAACCTGCCCTTCGCCCGGTTCTGGGCAAAGCTGCTGCTGATCCCCAAGCAGTACCTGTACGCCGGCATCTCGGTCTTCTGCGGACTGGGCGTCTACGCGACGTCGGCGTCCGTGTTCGACCTGCTGATGGTGCTCGGCATCGGGGTGCTGGGCTTCCTGATGCGCCGCTACGGCATTCCGCTGGCGCCGATCATGATCGGCATTGTGCTGGGCCCGCTGGCCGAAACGTCCATGCGCTCGGCCCTGTTGTCCTCGAACGGGGACTACGCCGTTTTCGTGGACAGCCCGATCACCATCACGCTGTACATCCTGCTCGCCGTCGCCCTGATGATCACGGCATTCAGCCGGATCCGTGCGCGTGCCAAGGCCGACGTGTAACAAACTACCTACCCAGCAGCAGACGACGGCGGCGCCTCATCTTCAAAAGGTAAGGCGCCGGCGTCGTTGTCGGCTTTAAAGACGGTGGCCGGCTAAACCTTCAGCGCCTTCTGCTTGCCCTTGGAGTCCAGGATCAGCGCCAGCGCGATGCCGAACATCCAGATGTCCTTGGCCAGGCCTGTTCCCTCGGTCGTGGGGCGGATGTTGTCGTCCTGCGTCATGCCCGGGGTTTTGAGGTACATTCCGATCAGCGTGCCGGAGAACGCGGCGAGGCCCAGGCCCACCAGCCGGCTGGGGATGAACGGAGCCAGCAGCGCGCCGCCGAGGGCGAGCTCGCCGTAGCTGACGTACTTGCCGAACTGCTCGGGCTCCATGTCCTTCACCTGGGGCAGGATGTTGCCGGCCATGCCCTGCAGGTACGCGGCGCTGTCCTTGTCCAGGTTCATCTTGCCTATGCCGGAATTGAGGATAAATCCGCCGGTGGTCAGGCGCAGGGGAATGTGGCTGAGCTTCATGTCAGGTCCTTCCGGTTGTCAGGCTCGGTCTCTTCGAGCGTACTTCCGGCGGGCTGCTCCTGCCAGTGGTACTGTTTTCCGTTGCTAATGCATGGGCCGCTGAGACTCAGTTAAGCGAAACAAACCGAAATTCCCCCGTGCGTTAACTTGCGGTTTGAGCCTCGTCTGCTTGGATGGAATGTAATAGGAAACGGGTATCCCGGTTCCGAAACAGCAGAAGGTTAGTGATGGATTACATCCAGGCCGAGCATCCACGGCCTCACCATTTCATACTGCACATGAGCGACACCCATTTGGTGGGCGGTCCGAATCCCCTGTACGGACAGGTGGACAGCGAGGCCCGGCTCCAGCAGATTTTCACCGAACTCGAGGCCTCCGGTGCGCGTCCGCAGGCCATCGTGTTCACCGGGGATCTGGCGGACAAGGGCGAGCCGGAGGCGTACACCAAGCTCCGCGCCATCGTCGAGCCGGCCGCGGAGCGGTTGGACGCGCAGGTCATCTGGGCCATGGGGAACCATGACGACCGCGCCAATCTGCGCGCGGGTCTGCTGGATCAGCCGGCGGACATGTCCCCGCTGGATAAGGCATACGACGTCGATGGCCTCCGCGTGATCACGCTGGATTCCACCGTGCCCGGGTTCCACCACGGCGAGCTCAGCGAGAACCAGTTGGACTGGCTGATGGGGGAGCTGGCGGTGTCCGCGCCGCACGGCACCATTCTCGCGCTGCACCACCCGCCGGTGCCTTCCGTGCAGGATCTGTCCGTGCTGGTGGAACTGCGGGACCAGAGCCGGCTAGCCGCGGCACTGGAAGACACGGACGTGCGGACCATCCTGGCCGGGCACCTGCACTATTCCACCACAGCCATGTTCGCGGGCATCCCGGTGTCGGTGGCGTCGGCGACCTGCTACACCCAGGACCTCAACGTTCCCGTGGGCGGAACCCGCGGCCGCGACGGCGCGCAGGCCTACAACCTGGTCCACGTGTACGACGAGACGATCGTCCACTCGGTGGTGCCGATCGGCGACTACGCCACCGTGGGCGAATACGTGTCCCCGGAGGAAACCCAGCGCCGGCTGGACGCGGCCGGCATCCGGATTCCGGAAAGCAGCCGCCAGCTCGCCGGAGTCTGACAACGACGCCGGCCCTCACCTTTGCGGCTTTGGCTTCGATGAGGTGCGCGGCCGTTTGTAGCCAGCGGTACCGGGGCTGAATAGGCTTGGGGCATGATGCCTGATTCTTCCCCAACTTCCACCAACTCCGCCTCGGCCGGCGCTGCTCCAGCGGCGGAACCTGCCAAGCGGACCAATGTCATCGTCTCGATCGCGGACAAGGTCACGTCCTTCGGCGTGCGCCGGGCGTACGGCGATTCGGTCCAGGTGGGGTCCGAGCAGGTGGTTCCGGTGGCGCTGGTCCAGTTCGGCTTCGGCGGCGGCGAATCGGAGACCGGCGAAGGCGGCGGTGGCGGCGGCGGAATGGTGCTGCCGGTCGGCGTGCTGGCGCCGGACAGCCAAGGCAAAGCCTCGTTCCGGCCCAACCCGCTGGCACTGCTGGTTTGCACTGTCCCGGTGGTTTGGGCAGCTGGCCATGCGATGGCGCGGGTGGTCAAGGCCTTCCGCCGGTAACCAACGACGGCGGGCGGGTACCCGCCGTCGTTATTTTCCTACTTTTCCCAGGGCGCCGGGATGGGGAAGTACTTTTCGAGGAAGTCCGTCACGACTTCCTGCCGCTCCAGGGCGGGAACTTCCGGGAAGCTGCCGTCATTGAGGCAGAAGAAGTCATGGTTGCGCTTCTTCAGCAGCTTAGCCAGCGATTTCAGCCCCGAGTACATGGTGGTGTCGATGTACTTGACCTTGGCCTCGGTCTGCGTGACGGCGCGCCCGGTCAGCAGCGCGTAGTAGTGGTACAGCGAGTTGGTGACCGAGATGTTGTCCTTGGCGCGGAAACGGCTCGCCGCGGTGGCCTGGAACTCGGCCGCGAACTCCTTCTCCATTTCCAGCAGCACGCTCTTGCGCAGGGGCGCGGCGCAGTGCTCCAGGTGCCGGGTGGTGATGCGGCCGAAGCGCTCGTAGAGCAGCTTGCGGTTCACGCGGGCGGCGTTCTCGAAGCCTGAGCGGTCCAGATGGTTGTCGCCCAGCCCGATCCGGGTGGAGGCCTCGATGAACTTCGTGATGCCGCCGGGGGAGAAGAACACATGCGGACCCACTGCGCGGCCGAAGAACATGTCGTCGTTGGAGTACAGGAAGTGCTCGCTCAGGCCATCGATGTGCTGCAGCTGCGCCTCCACCGCCTGCGAGTTGTGCGTAGGCAGCACCGAGGGGTCCTTGAAGTGCTCCTCGCTGCGCACGATGTTGATGGCCGGATGCTCGGCGTTGAGCCACTCCGGCACTGGGGAGTCGGTGGCGATGTAGATGTTGCGGATCCACGGGGCGAACATGTACACGGAGCGCAGCGCGTACTTGAGTTCGTTGATCTGGCGGAAGCGGGCATCGGCATCGTCGCCCTCGCCGAGGATGACCCCTTCCATCCGCTTGCGGCGGGCGGCCTGGTAGGCCGGATCGTTCCCGTCCACCCAGGAGAAGACGATATCGATCTCGAAGTCGATGTCCGTGGCGTGGTCCGCGAACATGTTCTCGATGGTGGGCCAGTCCAGTCCATACCGCCGCACGGTGCCGCGGACGGCTTCGGCGGCAGGGAGGGAACGCCGGGTCAGCGAGTTTTCAATCGGCAGGATCAGCTTCTCGTCCTGCCACATCCACAGTTCCACCTGCACGCCGGCCGACTGGCCGTAGACCAGCCCGCCGTTCGGCTCGATGCGGGGACGGTAGAGCCGGAAGATGCGGGCCTGGTTGCCCTCGGCGAGCCGGCCGTCGCCGACCAGCAGCGCGCGCTTTTTCTTGGCGTCCACGGTCATGGAGTAGAACGGTTCGTCGCGGCAGGCCTCGGCCAGCGCGTCCTGAAGTTCCTTGCGGTCATCCCAGTTGATGGCAATCACCGGGCGCGCGTCATTGCCGCGGACCAGCAGGTACCCGATGCCTGCATCGTCGAGCACGCCGCGGATGAACAGCAGGTCCTCCACCATCGCCTCATGCTGCGTGCGGTCCCTGTTAATGAGGGCGTAGCGCTGCTTGACCTTGACGACATCCTCGCGGTCGCTCAAGCGTGCGACGGCGGCAGGAGAGGTCACCTCAACGACGTCGCGCTGGCTTTCCTCCGGTTCGGGGGCACCAAAGTAGGCATCCGAAATGTCACTGGGGGCAAGCGATTCGGTAATGGAAGTCTCCTTCAAGTTTTTGGACGTGTCGTATCTCCTCCATGGTAAGCCTGCTTTCCCGCGCGGGGAGGCGGCTGTGGATTCAGCGTGCCTCGAGGGCCGGGGAGGACGCGAGGAGCTGCCGTGTGTAGGGATGCTGCGGCGCGGCGAAGAGCTGCTCGGCCGGGCCTTGTTCGACGATCCGCCCGCGACGCAGGACGGCAACGCGGTCGCTCATGTGCCGCACCACGCCCAGGTCGTGCGAGATGAACAGGTAGCTCAGCCCCAGTTCGTGCTGCAGGTCATCGAGCAGGTCCAGGATCTGGGCCTGGATCGAGACGTCCAGTGCCGAGGCGGGTTCGTCGCAGATCAGGATCCGGGGCCGCGGCGCCAGGGCGCGGGCGATGGCGACGCGCTGGCGCTGTCCGCCCGAAAGCGTGCGCGGGCCGCGGCGGGCGAAGTCGGCGGGCAGCCCGACCATTTCCAACAGATCCTCGACCTGCTCGTCGGCGCTCCGGGGATTCAGCGTCCGTCCGCCGGTGGCCGCATCCGCCAGGGTCTGGCCGACGGTCAGCCGCGGGTCGAACGAGCTGAGCGGATCCTGGTACACGGTGCCGATCAACGGCCGCCTGCCGCGGCGCTCCTTCTCGGGAAGAGCGCTCCAGGGCTCGCCGAACAGCCGGACCTCGCCGGCGTCGGGTGCGGTGAGCCCGAGCGCGATGCGGGCGATGGTGGTTTTGCCGGAGCCGGATTCGCCCACCAGCCCGAGCGTTTCCCCGGCGGCCAGTTCGAAGGAAACATTATCGACGGCGGTGAAGCTGGTCTTGTCCGGGTTGCGGAACCGCTTGGCCAGATCGGTGGCCTGCAGGACGGGTGCGCCGGCGTCGGGCTGAGCGAGATCGCGGTCCGCAGCTGTCGGTTTCGGTGCCTTCGGGCTGGACGAGATCGACAGGCCCGACGGACCGGCCACAGTCGAAGTGTCGGCCACAGTCGAAGTGTCGGCCACAGCCGACGGGCCGGCCACAATCGACGGTCCGGACAAGCGGGCGCCGCGGGCATGGCCGGAGGGCACCGCGCGCAGCAGCTTCTTGGTGTAGTCGTGCTGCGGCGAACCCAGGACCTGCGCCACGGGGCCCTGTTCCACGATCCTGCCCTCGGTCATCACCGCCACGTGGTCCGCCACGGAGCCGACCACCGCCAGATCGTGGCTGATCAGCAGCATCGCCGTTCCCCGCTCCCGCAGCGAGGCCAGCAGGTCCAGAATCTGCGCCTGCACCGTGGCATCGAGCGCCGTGGTGGGCTCGTCGGCGATGAGCAGCGCCGGATCCAGGGCAATGGCGGAAGCGATCAGGGCCCGCTGGCGCAGCCCGCCGGAGAGTTCGCCGGAGCGCTGGCCTGCCCGCAGCTGCGGGTCGTCCATGCCCACATCGGCCAGCAGCTTCAGCACCCGCCGGCTGCGTTCGGCCCGGGTCAGGCGGGTGCGCAGCCGGAGCGAATCCTCGATCTCGCGCCCGACGGTCCGCAGCGGATCCAGCGAGACCAGTGCATCCTGCAGCACAAAGCCCACCTTGCCGCCGCGCAGCTCCCGCCAGCCGCGCCGGCCCAGCCCGGTCAGGGACTCGCCGCCTAGTTCCATCCGCTCCGCCGAAACCTCTGCAGTCTCCCCGGCGAGGCCGATCAAGGAGCGAGCGGTCACCGACTTGCCGGAACCGGATTCGCCCACCAGCGCCAGGCACTGCCCACGGTCGATGGACAGGGACACCCCGCGCACTGCCGGGACGGCACCAAAGCCGACGTTCAGGTTCTCAACCCGCAGCACGGCGTCGTTCTTGGAATTCACCGGCCGGCCACCCTTCGCTGCAGGGCGCGCCCCAGCACGGTCGAGGATGCCGCCGTCAGCACAATCGCGACGCCGGGGAAGAACGTCATCCACCACGCCGTGCCCAGGTACGTCCGTCCGGCCGCCAGCATCGCGCCCCACTCGGCGGCCGGCGGCGGTGCCCCGAGGCCGAGGAAGCTCAGCGAGGACGCCCACACCACAGCCTGCCCCAGCCCGAGGGTGCCGAGCACAAACACGGGGGAGAGGGCGTTGGGCAGGATATGGCGGAAGAGCACCTGCGCCGGCCGGCGGCCCAGTACGACGGCGGCCGCGACCATCGCGGACGACCTCACCTTGCTGATTTGGCCGCGGATGATGCGCGCGTAGCCCGGCGCCGTGGAGAGCCCGACGGCGACCACCGACGTGGTGATGCCCGGGCCGGCCAGCGCGATGAACACCAGCGCCAGCAGCAGGCCCGGCAGCGCGAACAGCACTTCGAGGATCCGGCCCACGCCGAAGTCGAGCCAGCGGCCGCCGAGCCCGGCCAGCGTGCCGAGCACCAGCGCCAGTCCGAGGCCGATGGCGGTGGCGGCGGCGCCGATCAGCAGGGAGGGGCGGGCGCCGTGGATCACCCGGGAGTAGATGTCGCGGCCGGACTCGTCGGTGCCGAACCAGTGCTTCGCGGACGGGCCCTGGAAGGAGTCGGCCGGGTTGATGGCCAGCGGGTCGAACGGGGCCAGCAGCGTGGGGAAGCAGGCGGCCAGCACCAGGAACAGCGCGACGGCGGCGGCGCCGAGTTCGACGGCGCGCAAACCGGACACCCTGGGCAGGCCGCGCGTGGCGCCGAGGGTTCCCGGGGCGCCCGGCGTGCCGGGAGTCTCTGTGACGTCAGGGGTTCCGGCCGCACCCGGGGTGCCGGCGAGGACCGGGTCCTGATGGTTGCGCTTGCTCGAGAAGATGCTCACGCGGCCCGCAACCGTGGATCGGCGGCGCGTTCGGCCACGTCGCTGGCGGCCATGACCACCACGTAGGCCAGCGCCGAGACCAGGGCGACGCCGGTAACCAGCGGGATGTCGCGCAGCGTTACCGCGTTGAGCAGGGTCCGGCCCAGCCCCGGCCGGGCAAAGATGGACTCCACGACGACGGCGCCGCTGAGCAGGCTGCCGAAGGCCCAGCCGGACAGCGCGATGCCGGGCAGCGCGGCATGGCGCAGGGCGTGGCGGAACAACACGCCGGTTTCGCCTTCCCCGCGGGCCCGGGCGGACAGGGCGAAGGGCGAGGTCATGGCGTTGAGCATCGATTCGCGCATCACCTGGCCCAGGAACCCGGCCAGCGGCAGCGCCAGCGCCAGCACGGGCAGCACCAGCCCGTCGGCGGAGTTGGTGCTGACCGGCGGCAGCCAGCCGAGCGTGTTGCTGAACAGCAGGATCAGGATGCTGGCCAGCCAGAAGTGCGGCACCGCCGCAGCGGCAATTTCCAGCCCCGAAGCAACGACGGCGGCCGCCTTGCCGTTCAGCGTGGACCAGCCGGCCAGCCCGAGGGCCAGCAGCCAGGCGACCAGCAGGGCCAGGGCGGACAGCAGAAGGGTGCCGGGCAACTGGTTGCCGAGCAGTTCGGCCACCGGCATCCGCAGCGAGTAGGAGTCACCCAGATCGCCCTGCAGCAGGCGTCCCAGCTGGGTGAAGTACTGGACCAGCAGCGGCTGGTCCAGCCCGTAGTCCCGCCGGACCTGCTCCAGCGCCTCGGGCGACGCCTGCGATCCCGGCCCGCCCAGAATGGCTTCGGCCGGGTCGCCGGGGATCAGCCGGATCCCGAAAAAGATCAGTGTGGCCACGGCCCAGAGCACGAACACCGCGCCCATAACCTTGGCCAGCAGCCAGCGGACGGTTGTTGGAAGGCGGACGCCGTCAGCCAGCGTCCGCGCCGGCCCCCGGTCGCCGTCACTCACCGCCGGCCCTCGCACGCCATTACGCGCAGTCGGCCGGCCGGGAGCCGGTTGCTCAGGAGTTGAGCCAGGCATCGTAGAACGTCGGCGTGGACACGGTGGGCAGCGCCCGCAGCCCGGAGACTTCCGAACGGTACAGGAAATGGTTCTGCTGGTCGTACAGCGGCAGGATGTAGTAGCCCTCCAGCACAATCTTCTGCGCCTCTTCGTACAGCGCCGCACGCTCGGCCGGGTCGGAGGTCTCACTGCCCTTGGTCAGGAGCTCGTCCAGCTCGTCGAGCTTCACCTGGGACAGGTTGGCGAAATAGCCGCTGGGTGCCGGGACGGTGCTGTCCGAGTGGAACAGGATCCGCAGCACGTCCGGGCCCACCTTCGTGTACGGGGCGCTGACCAGGTTGTAGTCGTTCTCGGCCAATGCGCCGTACCAGCTGGACAGATCCAGCAGGTTCAGCTTGATCTCGAAACCGGCTTCCTTGGCCGTGGCCTGCAGTTGCTCGAACAGGGACTGCTCGGCCGGAATGGACTGGTTGGTGCTGACCGGGAACTCCAGGCTCAGCCGCTCGCCGTCCTTCACCCGGTAGCCCTCGGTGTCCCGCTCGGTCCAGCCGGCCTCGTCGAGCAGCCGGTTGGCTTCGGCCGGGTCGTAGCCGAACAGGGACTCGTCCGAGTAGCCCAGCGGCTCGACGCTGGAGAGCGGCGAGTACGAGCGTTCGGCGGTCCCGAAGAACAAGGAGGAAACGCCGTCGTTCACGTTCACGGCCCGCACGAATGCCTCGCGCACCAACGGATCGTTGAAGGGTGCCTTGCTGGTGTTCAGCTCCAGCCGGTTGGAGGCGCCGGGCCGGGGCGCGTCCAGGTGCTTGATGACGTCGTTGTTCTCGGCGGCGGCGATGCTGTCCGGCTGCGCGTTGTCGATCACGTGCACCTCGCCGGCCTGCAGCGCGGCATAGCGGGTGGCGGATTCCGGAATGAACTTCCAGGTGATGGACTCCAAGTACGCCGGGCCCTCATGGGCGGCATCGGCCGGCGGGGAGTTGTAGTTCTCGTTGCGGACCATGGTGATCGAGTCCTGCTTGACCCATTTCTCCACAATGAACGGACCGGTGCCGACCGGTGCGGCGCAGTTCTCTTCCTGGCTGCGCTCCAGCGCCGTGGGGGACTGGATGGCGACCCACGGCATGCTGAAGGATTCCAGCAGCGCGCTGTCCGCAGCCTTGAGGTTCAGCTTGAGGGTGAGCTCGTCGATGACCTCGACGCTCTCGATCTTCTGCAGCGCCAGGTAGCCGGTGGAGGAAGCGGTTTCCGGGTCCTGGACGTGCTCGATGTTGGCCTTCACCGCCTCGGCGTTGAGCGGCGTGCCGTCGGTGAACTGTACGCCCTCGCGCAGCGTGAAGGTCCAGCTCAGGCCGTCTTCGCTCTCCTGCCACTCGCTGGCAAGCCACGGGATGATTTCGCCGTCGTCGTTCTTGGAAACCAGCGGTTCCAGGTACTGGCTCGCCGCCAGCGCCTGCGGGTAATTGCCGCCCACATGCGGGTCCAGGCAGGTCGGTTCGGCGTCGCCCGTGGCGTAAACCAGGTTCCCGCCGCTGACCGGCTCGCCCGCGTTCTCTTCGGAACCGGTGCCGCCGGCGCTGCAACCGGCCAAAAGTACGACGGCGGCCGCGGCGCCTGCCGCTGCAACGGCAGCACGGCGCGGGGTGCGGAAGGCAAACGACATAGGATACTTCCTCAAGTGGATCCCGCCCGGCGGTAGCCTGCTGCGGTAGAACGCGGCCGGACGGGGCGCCGGCCGCAGGTTTGTACCCATTAAGGGTAGGTCAGCAGCGCAAACCGACCCATGACGCGCCGCACACTGTGAGCAACCTCTCCGCGGGATTGCGGGCACTTGCGGCGAGCGGGTGGGCAACCGCTCCGGCTGCGCGCAGGCTGTAATGGAAGTCTCATGGCGGCGCGGGGAAACGTACTATGGTGCTGTGGCCGCCCGGCACCGACGCCGAAGGGCAGGACCACCAGACCGGACGGGGGTTCCGTCCGGCTGTCCGCAGTTGATGACCTTGGACTGGAGCCTGTCGCGTGCTTGATCAGACGACCATTGAGAAGATTGCCGATGAGCTGGTGGAGGCCGGGCGCACCCGTACCCCGGTGCCGCGGCTGACGGCCCGCTACCCGGAGATGACCGTGGAAGACTCCTACGCGGTGCAGAATCTCT
Encoded proteins:
- a CDS encoding ABC transporter permease yields the protein MGAVFVLWAVATLIFFGIRLIPGDPAEAILGGPGSQASPEALEQVRRDYGLDQPLLVQYFTQLGRLLQGDLGDSYSLRMPVAELLGNQLPGTLLLSALALLVAWLLALGLAGWSTLNGKAAAVVASGLEIAAAAVPHFWLASILILLFSNTLGWLPPVSTNSADGLVLPVLALALPLAGFLGQVMRESMLNAMTSPFALSARARGEGETGVLFRHALRHAALPGIALSGWAFGSLLSGAVVVESIFARPGLGRTLLNAVTLRDIPLVTGVALVSALAYVVVMAASDVAERAADPRLRAA
- a CDS encoding ABC transporter substrate-binding protein — protein: MSFAFRTPRRAAVAAAGAAAAVVLLAGCSAGGTGSEENAGEPVSGGNLVYATGDAEPTCLDPHVGGNYPQALAASQYLEPLVSKNDDGEIIPWLASEWQESEDGLSWTFTLREGVQFTDGTPLNAEAVKANIEHVQDPETASSTGYLALQKIESVEVIDELTLKLNLKAADSALLESFSMPWVAIQSPTALERSQEENCAAPVGTGPFIVEKWVKQDSITMVRNENYNSPPADAAHEGPAYLESITWKFIPESATRYAALQAGEVHVIDNAQPDSIAAAENNDVIKHLDAPRPGASNRLELNTSKAPFNDPLVREAFVRAVNVNDGVSSLFFGTAERSYSPLSSVEPLGYSDESLFGYDPAEANRLLDEAGWTERDTEGYRVKDGERLSLEFPVSTNQSIPAEQSLFEQLQATAKEAGFEIKLNLLDLSSWYGALAENDYNLVSAPYTKVGPDVLRILFHSDSTVPAPSGYFANLSQVKLDELDELLTKGSETSDPAERAALYEEAQKIVLEGYYILPLYDQQNHFLYRSEVSGLRALPTVSTPTFYDAWLNS